A genomic segment from Ruegeria sp. TM1040 encodes:
- a CDS encoding efflux RND transporter permease subunit has protein sequence MIGLVNWAADRARMVLAFIAISLLVGGFAYVSLPKEGEPDIEIPALFISVPFPGISAEDSETLLVKVMETELADLDGLDKMSATAAEGYAGVALEFDFGWDKTAVMADVRDAMDSAEAEFPEGAEKYAIHEINFSEFPIVIVNMSGPVPERTMARLAKDLQDDLEALDSVLEAGIAGNRDEMVEVLIDPLRLESYNVTAVELINVVQNNNQLIAAGEVESDQGTFSVKIPSSFDSVEDIYGLPVKTNGDRVVTLGELAEINFTFEDRQGTARFNGADTFALQVVKRKGFNLIDTVDQVKATLEKSQAKWPPELQAAVTLGTSNDQSRVVGSMVSQLEGSVLTAVALVMIVVLSALGSRAALLVGFAIPTSFLLCFAFLAVMGISVSNIVMFGLILAVGMLVDGAIVVVEYADKRIAEGSGPMHAYVEAAQRMFWPVVSSTATTLCAFLPMLFWPGVPGEFMGMLPVTLIFVLSASLVVALIYLPVMGGVTGRLSRAFGVASDALRRTLPWVVRVALVPVSLWGMFAGAMQLLNPGYLIDAGESIWATFLGALIFILFAVAASITLGAAELQRRQRRVVAGQRLGGFGWVIKMIVGNPVMPIVTLVVVGFGIVTVFGLFQTNNHGVEFFVESEPEQATAYVRARGNISLREKDEMVRATETLIMQHPAVINVFSFAGEGGLNTDASGASTPPDTIGQVQFEIIPWEDRPTQSEPILGGLFEREVTADAFDGNTVLDELTQLTDTLPGFEVEIKALEGGPASGKPLHLRIKGDEWEPLRAATEMAREKFETTPGLTLIEDSLPLPGIDWEIDVDVAKAGRYGADVATVGAMVQLVTRGILLDTMRVDSSDEEIEIRLRLPDEQRVLSTLDTLKLRTEEGLVPLSNFVTRKPVPKLAEISRVEQQRYYDVKADVEPGLSRVLTEDDSGETVSLAVVKAIPEGIAPSGETVTLPSGALVEVKTLTGVGSVAELNEALSSGSTQTVAINANERIAELTTWLESSPFDASIDWEWTGDQEEQAESGAFLMKAFAGALGLMFVILLAQFNSFYNSILVLLAVVLSTTGVLIGMMVMEQPFSIIMTGTGIVALAGIVVNNNIVLIDTYQEFSQHMPRLEAIIRTAEARIRPVLLTTITTMAGLAPMMFGVSLDFVNGGYSIDSPTALWWKQLATAVVFGLGVATVLTLVVTPSLLAIRVWFWTYVVALLRLLARVTGGRGSQIARDMELAKKARRLPSTEVDWTAPDWPDSTKPPAQKGTTEPPRIGPKPLEAAE, from the coding sequence ATGATCGGTCTTGTTAACTGGGCCGCAGATCGGGCGAGGATGGTCCTCGCCTTCATCGCGATCTCGCTGCTGGTCGGCGGATTTGCCTATGTGAGCCTGCCCAAAGAGGGCGAGCCCGACATCGAAATCCCTGCCCTCTTCATCTCCGTGCCATTCCCCGGCATCTCTGCCGAGGACTCTGAAACACTCCTGGTGAAGGTGATGGAGACCGAGCTTGCCGATCTTGACGGGCTCGACAAAATGTCTGCCACCGCAGCCGAAGGCTATGCGGGCGTGGCGCTGGAGTTCGACTTCGGCTGGGACAAGACAGCCGTCATGGCCGATGTGCGCGACGCGATGGACTCGGCCGAGGCGGAATTCCCCGAAGGCGCCGAGAAATACGCGATCCACGAGATCAACTTTTCTGAATTTCCCATCGTCATCGTGAACATGTCCGGCCCGGTGCCAGAACGCACCATGGCGCGGCTCGCCAAGGATCTGCAGGACGACCTCGAGGCGCTGGATTCGGTGCTTGAGGCCGGGATCGCAGGCAACCGCGACGAGATGGTCGAGGTGCTGATCGACCCCCTGCGCCTGGAGTCCTACAACGTCACCGCCGTTGAACTCATCAATGTTGTGCAGAACAACAACCAGTTGATTGCCGCCGGCGAGGTCGAGAGCGATCAGGGCACGTTCTCGGTCAAGATCCCCTCCTCCTTTGACAGTGTCGAGGACATTTACGGCCTGCCTGTCAAGACCAATGGCGACCGGGTCGTGACCCTGGGCGAGCTTGCCGAGATCAACTTTACCTTCGAGGATCGCCAGGGCACCGCACGGTTCAACGGCGCCGATACATTTGCCCTGCAGGTGGTGAAACGCAAAGGGTTCAACCTCATCGACACCGTGGACCAGGTGAAGGCGACGCTTGAAAAATCGCAGGCAAAATGGCCGCCCGAACTGCAGGCCGCCGTGACCCTTGGCACCTCCAACGACCAGAGCCGCGTGGTCGGCTCGATGGTGAGCCAGCTTGAAGGCTCGGTTCTGACGGCGGTGGCGCTGGTGATGATCGTGGTGCTGTCCGCCCTGGGCAGCCGCGCGGCACTGCTTGTGGGCTTTGCAATCCCCACTTCGTTCCTCTTGTGCTTTGCCTTCCTTGCCGTCATGGGGATTTCGGTCTCCAACATCGTGATGTTCGGCCTGATCCTTGCGGTCGGGATGCTTGTGGACGGCGCCATCGTCGTGGTGGAATACGCCGACAAACGCATCGCCGAAGGCTCCGGCCCGATGCACGCCTATGTAGAGGCAGCGCAGCGCATGTTCTGGCCGGTGGTATCCTCGACCGCAACAACGCTCTGCGCCTTCCTGCCGATGCTGTTCTGGCCCGGCGTACCGGGCGAGTTCATGGGCATGCTGCCGGTGACGCTGATCTTTGTTCTTTCGGCTTCGCTCGTGGTGGCGCTGATCTATCTGCCCGTGATGGGCGGTGTCACAGGCCGTCTGAGCCGTGCTTTTGGTGTGGCCTCTGACGCCCTGCGCCGCACGCTGCCCTGGGTGGTCCGTGTCGCACTGGTGCCGGTGTCGCTCTGGGGCATGTTTGCCGGTGCGATGCAGCTCTTGAACCCCGGCTACCTGATTGACGCCGGCGAGAGCATCTGGGCCACGTTTCTTGGGGCGCTTATCTTCATTCTTTTTGCGGTTGCGGCCTCCATCACGCTTGGCGCAGCAGAACTGCAACGGCGTCAGCGCCGCGTGGTCGCAGGCCAGCGCCTTGGTGGATTTGGCTGGGTCATCAAGATGATCGTCGGCAACCCGGTGATGCCGATCGTGACGCTTGTCGTTGTCGGGTTTGGCATCGTTACGGTCTTTGGCCTCTTTCAGACCAACAACCACGGCGTCGAGTTCTTTGTCGAAAGCGAACCCGAGCAGGCCACAGCCTATGTGCGCGCACGCGGCAATATCTCTCTGCGCGAAAAAGACGAGATGGTGCGTGCCACCGAGACCTTGATCATGCAGCACCCCGCTGTGATCAACGTGTTCTCCTTTGCCGGCGAAGGCGGGCTCAACACAGATGCATCGGGCGCCAGCACACCGCCCGACACCATTGGCCAGGTCCAGTTCGAGATCATCCCGTGGGAAGACCGCCCCACCCAATCCGAGCCGATACTTGGTGGACTGTTTGAACGCGAAGTCACGGCAGATGCCTTTGACGGCAACACGGTTCTGGACGAGTTGACACAACTCACCGACACGCTTCCGGGCTTTGAGGTGGAGATCAAGGCGCTTGAGGGCGGACCGGCATCGGGCAAACCCCTGCACCTGCGCATCAAGGGCGACGAGTGGGAGCCACTGCGCGCCGCAACAGAAATGGCGCGCGAAAAATTCGAAACCACGCCCGGGCTCACGCTGATCGAAGACAGCCTGCCCCTGCCGGGCATCGATTGGGAAATCGACGTCGATGTGGCCAAGGCCGGACGCTACGGCGCCGACGTGGCCACCGTGGGCGCGATGGTGCAGCTGGTGACCCGCGGCATCCTCCTTGATACCATGCGCGTCGACAGCTCGGACGAGGAAATCGAAATCCGTCTGCGCCTTCCCGATGAGCAGCGCGTTCTGTCGACGCTCGACACGTTGAAGCTGCGCACCGAGGAAGGCCTGGTGCCACTCTCCAACTTTGTGACCCGCAAGCCGGTGCCCAAACTCGCCGAAATCTCGCGCGTCGAGCAGCAGCGCTACTATGACGTGAAGGCAGATGTTGAACCCGGGCTGAGCCGTGTCCTCACCGAGGACGACAGTGGCGAGACGGTCTCGTTGGCTGTTGTTAAGGCGATCCCAGAAGGGATTGCGCCCTCCGGCGAGACGGTCACCCTACCGAGTGGCGCTCTGGTCGAAGTAAAGACCCTCACCGGTGTCGGCTCTGTTGCCGAGCTCAATGAGGCCCTATCGAGCGGCAGCACGCAGACCGTCGCGATCAATGCCAACGAGCGGATCGCGGAACTGACCACCTGGTTGGAAAGCTCTCCGTTTGACGCCTCGATCGACTGGGAATGGACCGGTGACCAGGAAGAACAGGCCGAATCCGGTGCCTTCCTGATGAAAGCCTTTGCGGGCGCGCTGGGTTTGATGTTTGTGATCCTGCTGGCGCAGTTCAACAGCTTCTACAACTCGATACTGGTGCTTCTGGCGGTGGTCCTGTCCACCACGGGCGTATTGATCGGAATGATGGTCATGGAGCAGCCCTTCTCCATCATCATGACCGGGACCGGCATCGTGGCGCTGGCTGGGATCGTTGTGAACAACAACATTGTTCTCATCGATACCTACCAGGAGTTCAGCCAGCACATGCCGCGCCTTGAGGCGATCATTCGCACCGCCGAGGCGCGCATCCGTCCGGTGCTGCTGACCACGATCACAACCATGGCGGGCCTTGCCCCGATGATGTTTGGCGTGAGTCTCGACTTCGTCAACGGCGGCTACTCCATCGACAGCCCGACCGCGCTCTGGTGGAAACAGCTGGCCACTGCGGTTGTGTTCGGCCTCGGCGTGGCGACAGTTCTGACGCTGGTGGTTACGCCCTCGTTGCTGGCGATCCGTGTTTGGTTCTGGACCTATGTGGTGGCCCTGCTGCGCCTGCTGGCCCGCGTGACGGGAGGTCGCGGCAGCCAGATCGCACGGGATATGGAGCTTGCCAAGAAAGCACGGCGACTGCCCTCGACAGAGGTGGACTGGACCGCGCCAGACTGGCCGGACAGCACGAAGCCGCCCGCGCAAAAGGGCACGACAGAGCCGCCGCGCATCGGCCCAAAGCCCCTTGAGGCAGCCGAATAG
- a CDS encoding methyl-accepting chemotaxis protein, with protein MFLASWFRNMPVKRKILLPGMAGLLMMICVITTYWTQRLSTALYSGFEEQVALTESYIAAPLATAAWNYDGDLANTTLASLAERESFVFARVVSSGDVLAEAFKGEAMEEAWIAQSTSLLESDQVRLEDGDFTYFKTPLMFEGEEAGNMVWALDTSIIANQIMNANIIAASLGFAIFAGFSVVFYLIAVAVSRPIENVVTHIDALQHGDTTREIPEANRRDEIGALGKALVDFRDTSAEQKRMEEEKRKQDAVQEHVVTVLSEALGKLSTGDLTVSIKDDFPADYEKLSKDFNALVNRLFDTVSAVVDAADSIQNGSTEISSASDDLARRTESQAATLEETAAALDELTASVRQAAEGAGSVSNTMEEAKAEAVNSGTIVNNAVSAMTEIEQSSNHISQIIGVIDDIAFQTNLLALNAGVEAARAGEAGRGFAVVASEVRALAQRSSDAAMEIKTLIGDSSKQVERGVDLVGKAGDALHNIVERVTQISGLISDIAQGASEQSAGLGDINSGMVELDQVTQQNAAMVEEATAASHMLKANAVNLAQMVAHFQLGAGGRAASAAPAPAAKDAETIAPSAHGEDWDYTPEPSQVAVASSGNAAAKIWEDF; from the coding sequence ATGTTCTTAGCATCTTGGTTCCGGAACATGCCCGTGAAGCGTAAGATCCTGCTTCCTGGGATGGCTGGATTGCTCATGATGATCTGCGTGATCACGACTTACTGGACTCAGCGCCTGTCGACGGCGCTCTATAGCGGCTTTGAAGAGCAGGTCGCGCTGACTGAGTCCTACATCGCGGCGCCCCTCGCGACGGCCGCATGGAACTATGATGGCGACTTGGCCAATACGACACTGGCTTCGCTTGCCGAGCGCGAGTCCTTTGTGTTTGCGCGTGTGGTCAGCAGCGGCGATGTGCTTGCCGAAGCCTTCAAGGGAGAGGCGATGGAAGAGGCGTGGATCGCGCAATCTACCAGTCTGCTTGAATCCGATCAGGTGCGGCTGGAGGATGGCGATTTCACCTACTTCAAGACGCCCTTGATGTTCGAAGGTGAAGAAGCCGGCAATATGGTCTGGGCGCTCGACACCTCGATCATTGCCAACCAGATCATGAATGCCAACATTATCGCGGCCAGCCTTGGTTTTGCGATTTTCGCAGGCTTTTCGGTCGTCTTCTACCTCATCGCAGTTGCGGTATCGCGCCCGATCGAGAATGTGGTGACGCATATTGACGCGCTGCAGCACGGTGACACGACGCGTGAAATCCCCGAGGCGAACCGCCGTGATGAAATTGGCGCATTGGGCAAGGCGCTGGTCGATTTCCGCGACACATCCGCCGAGCAGAAGCGCATGGAAGAAGAAAAACGCAAGCAGGACGCGGTGCAGGAACATGTCGTGACCGTTCTCTCCGAGGCGCTTGGCAAGCTGTCCACCGGCGACCTCACGGTGAGCATCAAGGACGATTTCCCGGCGGATTACGAGAAGCTCAGCAAGGATTTCAACGCTCTGGTCAATCGCCTGTTCGATACGGTTTCGGCTGTGGTCGATGCGGCGGACAGCATCCAGAACGGTTCCACCGAGATCAGCTCGGCCTCTGACGATCTTGCGCGCCGCACCGAGAGCCAGGCGGCCACCCTTGAAGAAACCGCTGCTGCACTGGATGAGCTGACTGCATCGGTGCGTCAGGCCGCCGAAGGGGCTGGAAGCGTGTCCAACACCATGGAAGAGGCAAAAGCCGAAGCCGTGAACAGCGGCACCATCGTCAACAATGCCGTTTCGGCCATGACCGAGATCGAGCAATCCTCGAATCACATCTCTCAGATCATCGGCGTGATTGATGACATTGCCTTCCAGACCAACCTTCTGGCGCTGAACGCGGGTGTCGAAGCCGCGCGTGCAGGTGAAGCAGGGCGCGGGTTTGCCGTGGTGGCCTCCGAGGTGCGCGCCTTGGCGCAACGCTCCTCCGATGCAGCCATGGAGATCAAGACCCTCATCGGCGACAGCTCCAAACAGGTGGAACGTGGTGTGGATCTCGTCGGCAAGGCAGGCGATGCGCTTCACAACATCGTTGAGCGTGTCACCCAGATCTCCGGCCTGATCTCTGACATTGCACAAGGCGCGAGCGAGCAATCCGCAGGTCTTGGCGATATCAACAGCGGCATGGTGGAACTGGATCAGGTGACCCAGCAGAACGCCGCCATGGTGGAAGAGGCGACTGCCGCGAGCCATATGCTCAAGGCCAATGCGGTCAACCTCGCGCAGATGGTTGCTCATTTCCAGCTCGGCGCCGGTGGGCGCGCGGCTTCTGCTGCTCCAGCCCCTGCTGCAAAGGATGCCGAGACGATCGCGCCGTCGGCCCATGGCGAGGATTGGGACTATACGCCCGAACCAAGTCAGGTGGCCGTCGCCAGCAGCGGCAACGCGGCGGCGAAGATCTGGGAAGACTTCTGA
- a CDS encoding oxidoreductase, whose protein sequence is MTTSKHKVIVVTGASSGIGKTGALRLISEGYTVYGAARSVDKMQDLVVAGGHALPLDVTDASSVKQAVAQVLKEQGRIDVLWNNAGYSVAGAVEDVPLLDARQQFEVNLFGVAEITKTVLPQMRKQRSGLIINTSSVGGKVFSPLNAWYHASKFALEGWSDALRLELAAFNIDVVVLEPGGIKTDFGRTMYEPLLKRAEGGAYEAFTQRIAASYERYYTANDSTLSPPSVVGEAVAKIVQSTRPPTRYAVGYMARTALALRWLLSDRLFSRMIMTQF, encoded by the coding sequence ATGACAACATCGAAACATAAGGTCATCGTCGTGACAGGCGCATCTTCCGGCATCGGGAAAACCGGCGCTCTGCGGCTTATTTCCGAGGGCTATACCGTCTATGGCGCGGCCCGCAGTGTCGACAAGATGCAGGATCTCGTCGTGGCAGGCGGCCATGCGCTGCCTCTTGATGTCACTGATGCAAGCTCGGTGAAACAGGCCGTGGCGCAGGTTCTAAAGGAGCAAGGGCGGATCGATGTGCTGTGGAACAACGCTGGCTATTCTGTTGCGGGCGCTGTCGAGGATGTGCCACTGTTGGATGCCCGTCAGCAGTTTGAGGTGAACCTTTTTGGTGTTGCCGAGATCACAAAGACGGTTCTGCCCCAGATGCGCAAGCAGCGCTCTGGGCTGATTATCAATACGAGTTCCGTCGGTGGCAAAGTCTTTTCCCCACTCAACGCGTGGTATCACGCCTCTAAATTTGCGCTTGAGGGGTGGAGTGATGCGCTCCGGCTTGAGCTGGCCGCGTTCAACATAGACGTCGTTGTTCTTGAGCCCGGCGGGATCAAGACCGACTTCGGCCGCACAATGTATGAGCCGCTCCTCAAAAGAGCCGAAGGCGGGGCTTATGAGGCATTTACGCAGAGAATCGCGGCCTCCTACGAGCGCTATTACACCGCCAATGACAGCACTCTCTCGCCGCCTTCGGTTGTGGGGGAGGCGGTTGCAAAGATCGTTCAGAGCACACGCCCCCCGACGCGCTATGCGGTCGGGTACATGGCGCGCACCGCTCTTGCGCTGCGCTGGCTTCTCAGCGACCGCCTATTCTCGCGGATGATAATGACACAGTTCTAG